The proteins below come from a single Parageobacillus toebii NBRC 107807 genomic window:
- a CDS encoding type IV pilus modification PilV family protein, giving the protein MEQKKFFVIHHSKGFTLIEVLLSITILSAVAIGMFSFFTNAMKYTTYNQGKTVAINIARGVLAYMERLDFTALKQYVDNEIHNTDKPFAQMDASFCNLPLFGDKQVCEAILRPTINNVTYDETRIHVFLIPYNDSEVWDKLQKSPPEEFPASLKKQISEERIKNPDPKLQDYLLKIYVIVRWGDRVDDSEWLEGVIANETIR; this is encoded by the coding sequence ATGGAGCAAAAGAAATTTTTTGTGATCCATCATTCAAAAGGGTTTACCTTAATTGAAGTGCTATTGTCCATCACCATTTTGTCCGCTGTTGCAATAGGAATGTTTTCCTTTTTTACGAACGCCATGAAATATACAACCTACAACCAAGGAAAAACGGTCGCCATCAACATTGCCCGCGGCGTATTGGCGTATATGGAGCGTCTTGATTTTACAGCATTAAAACAATACGTTGACAACGAAATACATAATACGGACAAACCGTTTGCCCAAATGGATGCTTCATTCTGCAATTTGCCGCTGTTTGGCGACAAACAAGTTTGTGAGGCGATTCTTCGGCCGACCATCAATAACGTTACGTATGATGAAACACGCATTCATGTGTTCCTCATTCCTTATAATGACAGTGAAGTGTGGGACAAATTGCAAAAATCTCCTCCGGAAGAATTTCCGGCATCTTTAAAAAAACAAATTAGCGAAGAGAGGATAAAAAATCCAGATCCAAAATTACAAGACTATTTGCTGAAAATTTATGTGATTGTCCGCTGGGGAGATCGTGTCGATGATTCGGAATGGCTAGAAGGTGTGATTGCCAATGAAACGATACGTTAA
- a CDS encoding VWA domain-containing protein — protein sequence MAEKRKIWWLFIALFFSFYLGDATNIVFGESNDSNNATLDFTITSSQLEYAKPPNGDAQGRLDVTLIPKGRVDNIVRPPIDVVFVFDVSGSMTPLKLQSAKYALQSAVDYFKANANPNDRFALVPFSDTVVVNKVVPFSVQQDVKEQLDLISRTANSLTADGGTNYTQALQQAQSFFNDPTRKKYIIFLTDGMPTVSIAKEPITYKVCEGILFWRTCKQVTEDLDVQYILYSNGITAARTIYYPDEPETKTYWDRTKYREFEEKIRLHGTNIAKTLGMNNITLYSIGFGNNQEVDMGYLEKLSSTAGGQAKQGTPQNLTEIFQQFSKLANDPVLSGTIKIPLTSFGGNVEIVETDHVWLDDKKENAYITLSIPYKVGQPAPPSFTVSIPVRFKAKGEYTFTAELAYRDVYGIEQAPITKSVKVVVKDEVPPSFDGTVTLEGITRDVDDLVKFGNADGDSNRFKARYSLTAVGYVGNASGNISNIKLIQLLPDGITVVPTPNAPNVTVHTENGVQYAEIAFPNTIIDYKQLNNNEIIGEITLQANWAMENVQLPPAVVSFQDSKYGARTSSLKAPSQRIGMKVRLHESPDIYYEGDGRGLITKWQASAKLGETKHPRLPVKALQFQGDDVLLVTYNNSETVALYLKPRVAIIAEDGQPIPSGATVTQPVTVKVTGRVAGEGVTYEYKVENPKQDSAWKPLDSPYEIPITWDGTSTISIKATGGLTKGDGITTVSLTYIKLIRQLTLGNYKQTMEVNETQTISVTIVPSDATNKTLQWISSNPDVAEVEGGKVTAKEPGTVEITVRAMDGSNVSATATITVIDPFVPLEAIRFQQEVLYMTVGEELDIESQLTFIPSNATDKRLDSVQSSAPEYVEVRPQQGKWYIVAKDVGYSTITAIAKAKTKDGQEIKDSITVIVQEKSSSGSDGESGKNRW from the coding sequence GTGGCGGAGAAGAGAAAAATTTGGTGGTTGTTTATTGCACTGTTTTTCAGTTTTTATTTAGGAGATGCCACTAATATCGTGTTTGGGGAAAGTAATGACTCCAATAACGCCACTTTAGATTTTACGATTACCTCTTCGCAACTAGAATATGCGAAACCGCCAAACGGGGATGCGCAAGGGCGATTGGATGTAACTTTAATCCCAAAAGGCAGGGTGGACAACATTGTTCGCCCGCCGATTGATGTCGTGTTTGTGTTTGACGTGTCAGGGTCGATGACGCCTTTGAAGCTTCAAAGCGCAAAATATGCGCTTCAATCCGCCGTCGATTATTTCAAAGCGAACGCCAACCCGAATGATCGATTTGCCCTTGTTCCGTTTTCCGATACAGTAGTAGTCAATAAAGTAGTTCCTTTTTCTGTGCAGCAAGATGTCAAGGAACAATTAGATCTTATTTCCAGAACAGCGAACAGCCTCACTGCCGACGGAGGAACGAACTATACACAGGCGCTGCAACAAGCCCAGTCGTTTTTTAATGACCCAACCCGGAAAAAATATATCATTTTTTTAACGGATGGGATGCCGACGGTGTCGATAGCAAAGGAACCGATTACGTATAAAGTTTGTGAAGGAATATTGTTCTGGAGAACGTGCAAACAAGTCACGGAAGATTTAGACGTACAATATATTTTATATTCCAATGGCATAACGGCAGCCCGAACGATCTATTATCCTGATGAACCAGAAACAAAGACATATTGGGACAGAACAAAATATAGAGAATTTGAAGAAAAAATCCGTTTACATGGAACGAATATTGCCAAAACCCTTGGCATGAACAATATAACTCTCTATTCTATCGGTTTTGGCAATAACCAGGAAGTGGATATGGGCTATTTAGAAAAGTTGTCATCAACAGCAGGCGGACAGGCGAAGCAAGGAACGCCACAAAACTTAACGGAAATTTTCCAGCAGTTTTCGAAGCTCGCTAATGATCCGGTGTTAAGCGGAACGATAAAAATTCCGCTAACCTCGTTTGGCGGAAACGTGGAAATTGTCGAGACGGATCACGTTTGGCTCGATGATAAGAAAGAAAACGCCTATATCACGCTTTCGATTCCATATAAAGTAGGACAGCCGGCACCACCGTCGTTTACCGTTTCAATTCCGGTGCGTTTTAAAGCAAAAGGGGAGTATACGTTTACTGCGGAATTGGCGTATCGTGATGTATATGGAATAGAACAGGCACCGATTACGAAATCAGTTAAGGTCGTTGTCAAAGACGAGGTGCCGCCATCGTTTGACGGAACGGTGACGCTTGAAGGAATCACAAGGGACGTAGACGACTTAGTGAAATTCGGCAATGCGGATGGTGATTCGAACCGATTCAAGGCACGTTATTCGCTAACTGCCGTTGGCTATGTTGGAAACGCGTCCGGAAACATCAGCAACATTAAATTGATTCAGCTGCTTCCAGACGGGATTACGGTTGTTCCGACGCCAAACGCGCCAAACGTGACCGTACACACGGAAAACGGCGTTCAGTATGCCGAGATTGCGTTTCCAAATACGATTATTGATTATAAGCAACTAAATAACAACGAGATTATCGGTGAAATAACGCTTCAAGCAAACTGGGCGATGGAAAACGTGCAGCTTCCGCCAGCTGTCGTTTCGTTCCAAGACAGCAAATACGGCGCGCGGACATCGTCATTAAAGGCCCCTTCCCAACGGATTGGAATGAAAGTCCGCTTGCATGAATCGCCTGATATATATTACGAAGGAGATGGGCGCGGCCTTATTACGAAATGGCAAGCGTCAGCCAAGCTTGGAGAGACGAAACACCCGAGGCTTCCAGTGAAGGCGCTGCAATTTCAGGGTGATGACGTTCTTCTCGTCACGTATAATAACAGTGAGACGGTAGCGCTATATTTAAAACCGCGCGTTGCAATTATAGCTGAAGACGGCCAGCCAATCCCAAGCGGAGCGACTGTTACCCAACCGGTAACCGTTAAAGTAACAGGACGTGTCGCAGGTGAGGGAGTCACGTACGAATATAAAGTTGAAAATCCAAAGCAAGACAGCGCTTGGAAGCCGCTCGATTCACCATATGAAATTCCGATCACTTGGGATGGAACGTCGACGATATCCATTAAGGCGACAGGAGGATTAACAAAAGGAGACGGCATTACCACTGTATCGCTTACGTATATTAAGCTCATTCGCCAATTAACATTAGGAAACTATAAACAAACGATGGAAGTTAACGAAACGCAGACAATTTCGGTAACGATCGTGCCAAGCGATGCGACAAACAAAACATTGCAGTGGATTTCCAGCAATCCGGATGTCGCGGAGGTGGAGGGCGGAAAAGTTACTGCCAAAGAGCCGGGAACGGTAGAGATTACGGTGCGGGCAATGGATGGAAGCAATGTCTCGGCGACGGCGACGATTACGGTGATCGATCCATTTGTTCCATTAGAAGCGATTCGTTTCCAACAGGAAGTTTTATATATGACGGTAGGAGAAGAGCTTGACATCGAATCGCAATTAACCTTTATTCCAAGTAATGCGACAGATAAACGCCTTGACTCTGTACAATCATCCGCTCCGGAATATGTCGAAGTGCGCCCGCAGCAAGGAAAATGGTATATCGTAGCCAAAGATGTTGGATATTCAACGATTACCGCGATTGCCAAAGCGAAAACAAAGGATGGACAGGAAATTAAAGATTCAATCACGGTGATTGTCCAAGAGAAATCGTCTTCAGGAAGCGATGGAGAAAGTGGAAAGAATAGATGGTAA
- a CDS encoding bifunctional folylpolyglutamate synthase/dihydrofolate synthase produces MIRTYEEALEWIHGRLRLGIKPGLKRMEWLMEKLGHPERLVRAIHVAGTNGKGSTISYLRHILQAAGYSVGTFTSPYVEQFNERISVNGNPIRDKEIVELVQVIQPLAEELEKTELGAPTEFEVITAMMLYYFGKKNIQDVVLIEAGLGGRFDSTNVIYPLLSIITNISYDHMNFLGETLEKIAFEKAGIIKSGVPVITAVNQPEAWTVISEKAKSLKAKTYRLEEDFFIVHHESTEDGEHFSMETIFSQYPDLKITMFGEHQVQNAALAVMAAEYLRMCYSFLIEKEHIYEGIEKAKWIGRFERVSNKPLVIIDGAHNAAGIHSLVNTVRSHYPNKDVHVLFAALADKPLDQMIPPLAEIAKTITFTSFDFPRAASPEQLAALCNHPHKATTDDWKGWVKEKKKQKRSDDLFLITGSLYFIAEVRKLLM; encoded by the coding sequence ATGATTCGTACATATGAAGAGGCGCTAGAGTGGATTCACGGCCGTTTGCGATTAGGAATAAAACCAGGGCTAAAACGGATGGAATGGTTGATGGAAAAGCTTGGACATCCAGAGCGCCTTGTTAGAGCGATTCACGTTGCTGGAACAAACGGAAAAGGTTCGACCATCAGCTATTTGCGTCATATTTTACAAGCGGCAGGTTACTCTGTCGGAACGTTCACTTCCCCGTATGTGGAGCAATTTAATGAACGAATAAGCGTAAATGGAAACCCAATTCGTGACAAGGAAATCGTTGAACTCGTGCAAGTAATCCAACCGCTTGCAGAAGAATTGGAAAAAACAGAACTTGGCGCGCCGACGGAATTTGAAGTCATTACGGCGATGATGCTTTATTATTTCGGGAAAAAGAATATTCAAGACGTTGTGCTTATTGAAGCCGGACTTGGCGGCCGCTTTGATTCGACGAACGTCATTTATCCGCTTCTTTCCATTATCACCAACATCAGCTATGACCATATGAATTTTTTAGGAGAAACATTAGAAAAAATCGCCTTTGAAAAAGCGGGCATCATTAAATCAGGCGTTCCGGTGATTACAGCGGTAAACCAGCCAGAAGCATGGACGGTTATTTCAGAAAAAGCGAAGTCGCTCAAAGCGAAAACATATCGATTAGAAGAAGACTTTTTTATTGTTCATCATGAGTCAACAGAGGATGGCGAACATTTTTCAATGGAAACAATATTTTCGCAATATCCCGATTTAAAAATAACGATGTTTGGAGAACATCAAGTGCAAAATGCGGCGCTCGCGGTGATGGCAGCGGAGTATTTGCGGATGTGCTATTCGTTTTTGATTGAAAAAGAGCATATTTATGAGGGAATAGAAAAAGCAAAGTGGATCGGACGATTTGAGCGGGTAAGCAATAAGCCGCTGGTTATTATTGACGGCGCTCATAACGCGGCAGGTATTCATAGTCTTGTTAATACGGTACGTTCGCACTATCCAAACAAAGATGTTCATGTGTTATTTGCTGCGTTAGCGGATAAACCGCTTGATCAAATGATTCCACCGCTTGCCGAAATTGCCAAAACGATAACGTTTACTTCGTTCGATTTTCCGCGCGCAGCGTCGCCTGAGCAGCTTGCCGCCTTGTGCAACCATCCGCACAAAGCAACGACGGACGACTGGAAAGGCTGGGTCAAAGAAAAGAAAAAACAAAAACGAAGCGATGACCTTTTCTTGATTACCGGATCGCTTTACTTTATTGCGGAAGTAAGAAAGTTATTGATGTAA
- a CDS encoding PilW family protein: MKRYVNNTKGLSLVELLAAITISSLILASIYGVFFSGLNAYKRIHIENQLRSEADYIVATIMNKLYAFAPDGIAMDQTTNAQIAFVSDKEIQFVSDESINPSNPSLVMIKKEKKPTPETLTVVLQDGSIAVDGEQLHSDRLKIVAEESEFSYTCSQQEEEKICRSGVVTIKLAVQDRDHDDPDDLLYIKPFTLKTEFGF, from the coding sequence ATGAAACGATACGTTAATAACACGAAAGGATTATCGCTTGTGGAACTGTTGGCGGCAATTACAATCTCCTCGCTTATACTCGCTTCCATCTATGGAGTGTTCTTCAGCGGACTTAACGCATACAAACGAATCCATATCGAAAATCAACTGCGCAGCGAAGCCGATTATATTGTCGCCACCATTATGAATAAACTTTACGCGTTTGCGCCGGACGGGATCGCGATGGACCAAACGACAAATGCACAAATCGCATTTGTGAGCGATAAAGAGATCCAATTTGTCAGCGATGAAAGTATCAATCCTTCTAACCCTTCTCTCGTCATGATCAAAAAAGAGAAAAAACCAACTCCTGAGACGCTTACCGTTGTCTTGCAAGATGGCTCGATTGCCGTCGATGGCGAACAGCTGCATTCGGATCGTTTAAAAATTGTTGCGGAAGAATCAGAGTTTTCCTACACCTGCTCCCAACAAGAAGAAGAAAAGATTTGCCGCAGCGGCGTCGTTACCATTAAGCTTGCTGTCCAAGACCGCGACCATGATGATCCGGATGACTTGCTGTATATCAAACCATTTACATTAAAGACCGAATTCGGCTTTTAA